Sequence from the Methanobacterium alkalithermotolerans genome:
GCTATAAATACGTCTGCAGCTACTTTAAGATTTAAATCTTTCTTTTGTGCTATTAAAGCAGCCATCAAACGGTCAAATCCAAAGGCAAAACCAGTTGATTCAACTTTTTCCCCACCAAATGTCTCCACCAGGTTATAGGTCCCTCCACCACAAATCTGTTTTTGAGCCCCCAGGGAGGGTACATAAATTTCAAATACCATTCCCGAGTAGTAGTCCAGACCCCGGGCAATACCCAGATTAAGTACATAGTCCTCCATCTGGAACATCCCCAGAGTTTCCACTAATTCTTCCAACTCAAATAAGGCTTCTAGTGCTTTATTTCTATCTTTTAATAATTCTTTTACTTCATCTAGCAGTTTAGATGTTCCTTTCATTTCTATTATCTTATACAGGATTTTTTGAGTGTCTGGCTCAATTTCTGATTCATCTAAAAATTCTTGAAGTAATTTTGGTTCTCCCTTATCAATAAGTCCCATAATATGGTCCTGGGTTTTTCCAGTAATATCTTCTTCATCCAGGATCCCTCTTAATATTCCCAGATGCCCCAGGTGTATCTCAAAACCTTCTAATTCTAGTTCCTTAAGAGAATGGGAAGCCATAGCTATTATTTCAGCATCTGCTTCAGGTGATTTACCTCCAATCATTTCACAACCAAATTGC
This genomic interval carries:
- the hisS gene encoding histidine--tRNA ligase gives rise to the protein MELSRPRGTRDFLFEEMKQRKVVASTLKRIFENYAYQEIKTPIFENLSLFTQKSGDEIVEQLYNFKDKGDRELALRPELTAPVARLYMAQMQKSPKPIKMYYYGSCFRYERPQAGRFRQFWQFGCEMIGGKSPEADAEIIAMASHSLKELELEGFEIHLGHLGILRGILDEEDITGKTQDHIMGLIDKGEPKLLQEFLDESEIEPDTQKILYKIIEMKGTSKLLDEVKELLKDRNKALEALFELEELVETLGMFQMEDYVLNLGIARGLDYYSGMVFEIYVPSLGAQKQICGGGTYNLVETFGGEKVESTGFAFGFDRLMAALIAQKKDLNLKVAADVFIAPISPKTRKAAFGIAQKLRYQGISVEVDLGRRKLKKLLSYAHNLGVRKVVLVGERDLEEGKLTLKDMETGNQTLVSEKELLEHIRS